In Brevibacillus brevis, a genomic segment contains:
- a CDS encoding multidrug efflux SMR transporter, which translates to MTWIALILAGCFEVVGVMGITQVNQKPSLRSYLVLIGGFALSFILLSVAMKDIAMGTAYAVWTGIGTVGSALVGMLVYGEPRDKLRIFCIALVIVSVAGLKLIA; encoded by the coding sequence ATGACATGGATCGCTTTGATACTTGCGGGATGCTTTGAAGTCGTAGGCGTCATGGGAATTACACAGGTCAACCAAAAGCCGTCGCTGCGCTCCTATCTGGTGTTGATTGGCGGTTTTGCCCTCAGCTTTATTCTGCTTTCCGTCGCGATGAAAGATATCGCGATGGGGACGGCATACGCGGTCTGGACCGGGATCGGCACGGTCGGCAGCGCGCTGGTGGGCATGCTGGTGTACGGCGAGCCGAGAGACAAGCTGCGTATTTTCTGCATCGCGCTTGTCATCGTCTCGGTAGCCGGGCTTAAGCTGATTGCATAA
- a CDS encoding excisionase family DNA-binding protein codes for MTFILEKIKEGRIRAVHDGNEYLINKDQFKHHLEEMRRLREWEEAARHEPIPESYDVKDED; via the coding sequence GTGACGTTCATCCTGGAGAAAATCAAGGAAGGCCGGATTCGGGCGGTTCATGACGGCAACGAGTACTTGATCAACAAAGATCAGTTCAAGCATCATCTGGAGGAGATGCGCAGGCTGAGGGAGTGGGAAGAGGCCGCTCGCCACGAGCCGATCCCGGAGAGCTACGATGTGAAGGACGAAGATTGA
- a CDS encoding glycosyltransferase family A protein, with amino-acid sequence MLASVVIPVRDAADQLLYTLFSLNLQLASFEDFEVIVLDNASSDGIGERLERFSAHYPLQVIRFRKRVPFHRLLGTGLAQAGGELIVLLSCNMIVPREFIGVHQQAHEHTKDLVLLGLGTRRIYSVYDPAFSPIQQLECREWLEQYPHIKRPHTHHQTVPLLEEGQIVSGLPFRIGMPCPEAEKRMAIRQKYGPRLEGHRAPWTLFTTQHVSLPRDTLVGIGGWRQLPRLEMERDMGKRLWRKGCRFQFADKLTLIKQERSIRKSRQQNLLRKNRRVQ; translated from the coding sequence ATGCTTGCCAGTGTCGTCATTCCGGTCAGAGACGCAGCCGATCAGCTCCTGTACACGTTGTTTAGCCTGAATCTTCAGCTCGCCTCGTTCGAGGATTTCGAGGTGATCGTGCTGGACAATGCTTCCAGCGACGGAATCGGAGAGAGGCTGGAGCGATTTTCGGCCCACTATCCGCTGCAGGTCATCCGGTTTCGCAAACGCGTGCCGTTTCACCGCCTGCTCGGAACAGGGCTGGCGCAAGCCGGAGGAGAGCTGATCGTACTGCTTTCCTGCAACATGATCGTGCCGCGGGAATTCATCGGCGTCCATCAGCAGGCCCACGAGCATACGAAGGATCTGGTACTGCTCGGGCTGGGAACGAGGCGCATCTACTCCGTCTACGACCCCGCTTTCAGTCCCATCCAACAGCTGGAGTGCAGGGAATGGCTGGAGCAATATCCGCATATCAAGCGGCCGCACACGCACCATCAGACAGTCCCGCTGCTCGAGGAGGGCCAGATCGTCAGCGGATTGCCATTCCGGATCGGTATGCCATGCCCGGAGGCTGAAAAGCGCATGGCCATCCGGCAAAAATACGGCCCAAGGCTGGAGGGCCACCGCGCTCCATGGACGCTGTTTACTACCCAGCACGTATCGCTGCCGAGAGACACCCTTGTCGGGATCGGCGGATGGAGGCAATTGCCTCGGCTGGAAATGGAGCGGGATATGGGAAAAAGACTGTGGAGGAAAGGCTGCCGCTTCCAGTTTGCCGACAAGCTCACGCTGATCAAGCAGGAGAGGTCGATACGGAAGAGCAGACAGCAAAACCTTCTGAGAAAAAACCGCCGAGTCCAGTAG
- a CDS encoding ABC transporter permease, giving the protein MNLLESFTTAIEGIWANKMRSGLTMLGIIIGITSVIAVTTLGEGGQKAINQEMEKFGQFTFNVYTNWESKEEYYPDDLTVEDAEVLGKISPAIDYIVPYNYITDVMKGPKKEERVNLTATTSDYFAMQKTIKLAKGRFFNETDDKEQRAVIVLEEALGEKLFGQMNPIGQRVRWGNNSLVVIGTYTEEKFKFDMGAQSFGAFTPIRYQLSLMEEPAVQMFMGKAKDKESIKPAMQQTTQYLARKHQKQDHYRANSMQDNMDQFNQLTGTLTMIFSVIAGISLVVGGVGVMNIMLVSVTERTREIGIRKALGARRHDILIQFLIESVIVCLIGGLIGVLLGLGIAALISHFANLPPLLSWNSVIIAFAFSSAIGIFFGLYPANKAAKLDPIEALRYE; this is encoded by the coding sequence GTGAACTTACTGGAGAGCTTTACCACTGCGATCGAAGGCATCTGGGCGAACAAGATGCGCTCCGGCCTGACGATGCTGGGCATCATCATCGGGATCACCTCGGTGATTGCCGTAACCACTCTCGGGGAAGGCGGCCAGAAGGCGATCAACCAGGAAATGGAGAAGTTCGGACAATTCACCTTCAACGTCTATACCAACTGGGAGAGCAAGGAGGAGTACTACCCGGACGATCTGACGGTCGAAGATGCAGAGGTGCTCGGCAAAATCAGCCCGGCCATCGATTACATCGTGCCTTACAATTACATCACGGATGTCATGAAGGGCCCCAAAAAGGAAGAACGGGTCAATCTGACGGCCACCACCTCCGACTACTTCGCCATGCAGAAGACGATCAAGCTGGCCAAAGGGCGCTTTTTCAATGAAACGGACGACAAGGAACAGCGTGCCGTCATCGTGCTTGAAGAGGCGCTGGGCGAAAAGCTGTTCGGGCAAATGAACCCGATCGGTCAGCGCGTCCGCTGGGGGAACAACTCCCTGGTGGTCATCGGGACGTATACGGAAGAAAAGTTCAAGTTTGACATGGGCGCGCAGTCCTTCGGCGCTTTTACGCCCATTCGCTATCAGCTGAGCCTGATGGAAGAGCCGGCTGTGCAAATGTTTATGGGCAAGGCGAAGGACAAGGAGTCCATCAAGCCGGCCATGCAGCAGACGACGCAGTATCTGGCACGCAAGCACCAAAAGCAGGACCACTACCGGGCCAACAGCATGCAGGACAACATGGATCAATTCAACCAGCTGACGGGTACCCTGACGATGATTTTCAGCGTCATCGCGGGCATCTCGCTCGTCGTCGGCGGCGTGGGCGTCATGAACATCATGCTCGTCTCCGTCACCGAGCGGACTCGGGAAATCGGGATACGCAAGGCATTGGGCGCGCGAAGACACGACATCCTGATCCAGTTTCTGATCGAATCGGTCATCGTTTGCCTGATCGGCGGTCTGATCGGCGTCCTGCTCGGACTGGGGATCGCCGCGCTCATCTCGCACTTTGCGAACTTGCCGCCGCTCCTCTCCTGGAACAGCGTGATCATCGCCTTTGCCTTCTCCAGCGCGATTGGCATCTTCTTCGGCCTCTATCCGGCGAACAAAGCCGCCAAGCTCGATCCGATCGAGGCGCTGCGTTACGAATAG
- a CDS encoding site-2 protease family protein, producing the protein MKKSRSVLLAIGAFLLTNLKWLLSILKFSKFGTTLLSMIISLGAYAAFYGWKFAAALVYLIFVHEMGHVIAAKQKGIATSPAVFIPFAGAFISMKDTPRDAGTEAYLAYGGPLAGTIAFLPALPLYWWTHEPFWALVIYLGALLNLFNLMPISPLDGGRIVSVLSTKIWFVGLVGLGIMLFASPGPLMVFIFIIGLLTWWSRLRESYQHQVLAYERDKLQDFLQEVAVWPQLESSWNKRVELSEEVAFLDRAEPPKGFLVPFLQDEKRFKRDRLRLDKVYMHRKWDLFKQWEREPVLFVDSNPFQPAPSAVLQEAEHAARHRLAEVDEQLHRLTTYYVAAASTKWKVLAAYLALAAVLSAFFLYSQHLLGR; encoded by the coding sequence ATGAAAAAAAGCCGTTCGGTCCTCTTGGCCATCGGTGCCTTTTTGCTTACCAACCTCAAGTGGCTGCTTAGCATTCTGAAGTTTTCCAAATTCGGTACGACTCTGCTGTCGATGATCATCAGCCTGGGGGCTTACGCGGCCTTTTACGGGTGGAAATTCGCTGCCGCCCTCGTCTACTTGATCTTCGTCCATGAGATGGGCCATGTGATCGCAGCCAAACAGAAAGGAATCGCCACATCGCCCGCTGTTTTCATTCCGTTCGCCGGTGCCTTCATCTCCATGAAGGACACCCCGAGGGACGCCGGGACCGAAGCCTACCTCGCCTATGGCGGACCGCTCGCCGGAACGATCGCCTTTTTGCCGGCTCTGCCCCTTTACTGGTGGACGCACGAGCCGTTTTGGGCTTTGGTCATCTATCTCGGCGCCTTGCTCAACCTGTTCAACCTGATGCCGATCTCGCCGCTGGACGGAGGCCGGATCGTATCCGTCCTGTCCACCAAGATCTGGTTCGTCGGACTGGTCGGCCTGGGGATCATGCTGTTCGCATCGCCGGGACCACTCATGGTCTTCATCTTCATCATCGGGCTGCTTACCTGGTGGAGCAGACTGCGGGAGAGTTATCAGCATCAGGTGCTGGCGTACGAAAGAGACAAATTGCAGGACTTCCTGCAGGAGGTCGCGGTGTGGCCCCAGCTGGAGTCGTCATGGAACAAACGCGTCGAGCTGAGTGAAGAAGTGGCCTTCCTCGATCGGGCCGAGCCCCCGAAAGGCTTTCTCGTTCCGTTCTTGCAGGACGAAAAGCGGTTCAAGCGCGACCGGCTGCGGCTGGACAAAGTATACATGCACCGGAAGTGGGACTTGTTCAAGCAATGGGAGCGGGAGCCTGTCCTGTTCGTGGACAGCAACCCCTTTCAACCTGCGCCTTCGGCCGTATTGCAGGAGGCCGAGCATGCAGCGCGGCACCGGCTGGCCGAAGTGGATGAGCAGCTGCACCGCCTGACCACCTACTACGTGGCCGCGGCGTCCACCAAATGGAAGGTTCTGGCGGCATATCTCGCCCTGGCTGCCGTCCTGTCCGCCTTTTTCTTGTACAGCCAGCATTTGCTGGGCCGTTAA
- a CDS encoding ABC transporter ATP-binding protein, with amino-acid sequence MLHVEGLTKSYKTGDSTLPILKGVSLLVEQGEFVAIMGPSGSGKSTFMNMLGCLDRPDSGTYTLDGIEISSLKDKQLAHVRNQKIGFVFQSFNLLARSTSLHNVELPMMYAGLSRTERRSRAVEALKRVGLAERMHHKPTQLSGGQKQRVAIARALVNRPAILLADEPTGNLDSRSGTEIMAMFQELHGQGVTIILVTHELDIAQHAQRIVTFKDGVIIRDEPVEDRLFATSSAEVIVT; translated from the coding sequence ATGCTGCACGTGGAAGGCTTGACGAAATCATACAAGACGGGAGATTCGACGCTGCCGATCCTAAAAGGCGTCTCCTTGCTGGTGGAACAAGGAGAGTTTGTCGCGATCATGGGGCCATCCGGCTCGGGAAAGTCGACTTTCATGAACATGCTCGGCTGCCTTGACCGTCCCGACAGCGGCACGTATACGCTGGACGGCATCGAAATCAGCAGTCTGAAGGACAAGCAGCTGGCGCATGTGCGCAACCAAAAGATAGGCTTTGTCTTCCAGTCCTTCAATTTGCTGGCGCGCTCCACTTCCCTGCACAACGTGGAGCTGCCGATGATGTATGCCGGCCTCAGCCGGACGGAGCGCCGGAGCAGGGCGGTAGAGGCGCTGAAGCGGGTCGGTCTGGCGGAGCGCATGCACCACAAGCCGACACAGCTCTCCGGCGGCCAGAAGCAGCGGGTCGCCATCGCCCGAGCACTGGTGAACCGACCAGCCATCCTGCTGGCCGACGAACCGACCGGAAACCTCGACAGCCGGTCCGGCACGGAAATCATGGCGATGTTTCAAGAATTGCACGGGCAAGGGGTCACGATCATCCTGGTCACGCACGAACTGGACATCGCCCAGCACGCCCAACGGATCGTCACCTTTAAAGACGGCGTCATCATCCGTGACGAACCCGTAGAGGACCGGCTGTTCGCCACTTCCTCAGCCGAGGTGATCGTGACGTGA
- a CDS encoding hemolysin family protein: MDSVPIVLNLLLVLFLVFLNGFFVAAEFALVKVRQTRLMQMVNEGNKRAAFAQKVTQKLDGYMSACQVGITLSSLGLGWVGEPAIAHMIVEPLLGSSGLPDYVITAISVSVAFAIITFLHIVLGELAPKSLAIQKAEATSLWVAAPLMFFYKLFYPAIWFLNGTANALLKRAGLEPVSEHEAAHTEEEIRILVNQSHQSGHIDQTELALVEHVFDFSETLARETMIPRIDMVCLYTSNTFEENLEIIRSQRHTRFPVADDDKDNIIGFVHATDFYLSALQDGYADLGQLLRPVLTVPETMEISTVLRLMQKKRSQMAIVIDEYGGTAGLVTMEDILEEIVGDIQDEFDEEHPEIEKVENGLSVSGMLTLADLNDHIPFELESEDVDTIGGWLYSQLEEDIAVGASVEWENHLFTVKQMDNHRVTRVLITELPPKEAEASEELQTVS; the protein is encoded by the coding sequence TTGGATAGCGTTCCGATAGTGCTCAACCTGCTGCTTGTCCTGTTTCTTGTCTTTCTGAACGGCTTTTTCGTAGCCGCGGAGTTTGCTCTCGTCAAAGTACGGCAAACTAGGCTGATGCAGATGGTCAACGAAGGAAACAAGCGTGCTGCCTTTGCCCAAAAAGTAACCCAAAAGCTGGATGGCTACATGTCTGCTTGTCAGGTAGGGATTACGCTGTCTTCACTTGGTTTGGGGTGGGTCGGGGAACCCGCAATCGCCCACATGATCGTAGAACCGCTCTTGGGCTCGTCAGGACTTCCTGATTATGTGATCACTGCCATCTCGGTTTCCGTAGCCTTTGCGATCATCACGTTCCTCCACATTGTGCTGGGTGAGCTGGCTCCGAAATCACTGGCTATTCAGAAAGCGGAAGCGACTTCGCTGTGGGTTGCTGCGCCATTAATGTTCTTCTATAAATTGTTCTATCCGGCAATCTGGTTTTTGAACGGAACTGCCAACGCGCTTCTGAAACGAGCGGGATTGGAGCCCGTCTCCGAACACGAAGCCGCGCATACGGAAGAAGAGATTCGCATTCTGGTGAACCAAAGCCACCAAAGCGGCCATATCGACCAAACGGAATTGGCGCTGGTGGAACACGTTTTTGATTTTTCCGAAACCTTGGCGCGGGAGACGATGATCCCCCGTATCGACATGGTTTGCTTATATACCTCGAATACGTTTGAAGAAAACCTGGAGATCATCCGCTCGCAGCGCCACACCCGTTTCCCTGTAGCGGATGACGACAAGGACAACATCATCGGCTTCGTCCACGCCACCGATTTCTACCTGTCCGCCCTGCAGGACGGATACGCCGATCTCGGCCAGCTGCTCCGCCCGGTACTGACGGTGCCGGAGACGATGGAGATCAGCACGGTCCTGCGGTTGATGCAGAAAAAGCGCTCGCAGATGGCGATCGTCATCGACGAATACGGCGGCACTGCCGGTCTGGTGACGATGGAAGACATCCTGGAGGAAATCGTCGGCGACATTCAGGACGAATTCGACGAGGAACATCCGGAAATCGAGAAAGTGGAAAACGGCCTTTCCGTCTCGGGTATGCTCACCCTCGCGGATCTGAACGACCATATCCCGTTCGAGCTGGAATCCGAGGATGTGGATACGATCGGCGGCTGGCTCTACAGCCAGCTGGAAGAGGATATTGCCGTCGGCGCTTCCGTCGAGTGGGAGAATCACCTGTTTACCGTCAAACAAATGGATAATCACCGCGTGACGCGCGTCCTGATCACGGAATTGCCGCCGAAAGAGGCCGAAGCTTCCGAAGAGTTGCAAACCGTTTCCTGA
- the sspK gene encoding small acid-soluble spore protein K — MVRNKAKDFGKTAEIRGPKAQSEAVRSDGSINSEPQERLKENR, encoded by the coding sequence ATGGTGCGAAACAAAGCGAAAGACTTCGGCAAGACCGCCGAAATTCGCGGGCCAAAAGCCCAATCCGAAGCTGTCCGATCTGACGGCTCCATTAATAGTGAACCACAAGAGCGTCTAAAAGAAAACCGTTGA
- a CDS encoding (Fe-S)-binding protein yields the protein MGITLKIEPAFAQAYMRYAGFEPGDILRLYVRTSGPGTGGLFYAIEKDEVMRDDAVFEVEGLRFVVRPTDFWYFDGGHLRYEAAYGEYGFFYSNPRLED from the coding sequence ATGGGAATCACACTAAAAATCGAGCCCGCTTTTGCTCAGGCCTACATGCGCTACGCCGGTTTCGAGCCAGGCGACATCCTGCGCTTGTACGTCCGGACGAGCGGCCCTGGCACAGGGGGCTTGTTTTATGCGATTGAAAAAGATGAAGTGATGCGCGACGATGCGGTTTTTGAAGTGGAAGGGCTTCGCTTCGTCGTTCGTCCGACCGACTTCTGGTACTTTGACGGCGGACATCTTCGCTATGAAGCCGCCTATGGAGAATACGGCTTTTTCTATTCCAACCCGCGTCTGGAAGATTGA
- a CDS encoding DUF3905 domain-containing protein, protein MDNDKQKKKELENIAIDGTLPHQISAPDFKNSSRSIQKPFVNEFGVVIGDSLYNSGDSPINSWSTETDPSIMSGDQWVHPTNDIGWNTVENRELLEDNQEGYDGARFMHPTLDVSKSKD, encoded by the coding sequence ATGGACAACGACAAACAGAAAAAAAAGGAATTGGAGAATATCGCAATCGACGGAACGCTGCCGCATCAAATCAGCGCGCCTGATTTCAAAAACTCCTCGCGCTCCATCCAGAAGCCGTTCGTCAACGAATTTGGCGTCGTCATCGGAGACAGTCTGTACAATTCCGGGGATTCCCCCATCAACAGCTGGAGCACCGAGACCGATCCTTCCATCATGTCGGGGGATCAGTGGGTACACCCAACCAATGACATCGGCTGGAATACGGTTGAAAATAGAGAACTGCTGGAGGACAACCAAGAGGGATACGACGGGGCACGCTTCATGCATCCCACTCTCGACGTCAGCAAGAGCAAAGACTGA
- a CDS encoding cation diffusion facilitator family transporter — MGSLWAMLKKGNTSSATAALGNAGLAIVKGLAAAYSGSGAMFASAMHSVADAVNQGFVFLGSVLAEKEPTRRFPTGFGRVINLFCMIAVIVVTVMAYETIREGLHLIKEPAHSSHFWVNFIILFLAIAVDGYVLVKAMKEIVHETRAEATGWGIIPAAFRNVGRAAPPTRLVFYEDIVATTGALLALIAVTVTQFTTFALLDGIATVMIGVLMIGVAFKVGYDNMVGLIGVAAPKEVEERVVRSIFADPDVTDINRLRIVQEGRFYHVECYVELRPGLTLAVADDIKYRIRDSVLTDPDISDVTMGILEDNGVSDWEARNVVEGT; from the coding sequence ATGGGCTCACTTTGGGCAATGTTGAAAAAGGGCAACACGTCTTCGGCTACGGCCGCATTGGGAAACGCAGGGCTCGCGATCGTGAAGGGTCTGGCTGCGGCGTACAGCGGCAGCGGCGCTATGTTTGCTTCTGCCATGCACTCGGTCGCAGACGCGGTAAACCAGGGCTTCGTCTTTTTAGGCAGCGTTCTCGCTGAAAAAGAGCCGACGCGAAGGTTCCCGACAGGATTTGGCCGCGTCATCAACCTCTTTTGCATGATCGCCGTGATCGTCGTCACCGTGATGGCGTACGAGACGATCAGGGAAGGTCTGCACCTGATCAAGGAGCCAGCTCATTCCAGCCATTTCTGGGTCAACTTCATCATTCTGTTCCTCGCGATTGCGGTGGACGGGTACGTACTGGTGAAAGCCATGAAGGAAATCGTCCACGAGACCCGCGCCGAGGCGACTGGCTGGGGCATTATCCCGGCTGCCTTTCGCAATGTAGGGCGCGCCGCACCGCCCACACGCCTCGTCTTCTACGAGGATATCGTCGCGACGACAGGAGCGCTTCTGGCGTTGATCGCCGTGACAGTGACCCAATTCACGACGTTTGCCCTGCTGGACGGAATCGCGACCGTGATGATCGGCGTGCTGATGATCGGAGTGGCCTTCAAGGTCGGCTACGACAACATGGTCGGGTTGATCGGAGTCGCTGCGCCCAAAGAGGTGGAGGAGCGCGTCGTTCGGAGCATTTTTGCCGATCCCGATGTGACGGATATCAACCGGCTTCGGATCGTACAGGAAGGGCGCTTCTACCATGTCGAGTGCTACGTGGAGCTGCGTCCGGGCTTGACGCTGGCCGTAGCGGACGACATCAAATACCGGATTCGCGACAGTGTGCTCACCGATCCGGACATCAGCGATGTGACGATGGGGATCCTCGAGGACAACGGCGTCTCGGATTGGGAAGCGAGAAATGTGGTAGAAGGTACGTAA
- a CDS encoding efflux RND transporter periplasmic adaptor subunit → MKKRWWIIGSVAALLVVGVASFSMLGSKQAMGMPVSIGAATKSALESKILTSGVVTVEDKQKLFSGVTGTLREFSVKEGDKVKKGQIIGKIDTSDVESRILELEAQLELAKANLAKVQAGSEPEEVEQERERLAQAQREYDTAKREYDRISQLYASGASTQQELDKAKSTVDTALSTLNVAKQQLSLKQKGPRKEEIASQQAQINKLLVEKGQLDKERVQSVVIAPANGTVIARAADNGQYVNKGTELLTIADLDRLLIEADINESDVTKLSLGQNAVIEGTSLGKQKLSAKVSRIAPIAVTTQSSSGQGEKTRVKVTLEPSSREIAALKPGFHVDINITVDKIDNALQVPIESIQQDADGSTFVWIAANGIAKKQKVETGVENELFTQIRSGLQGDEQLILNPVEGLAEGTPVMPMSGSAAMGI, encoded by the coding sequence ATGAAAAAACGCTGGTGGATCATTGGTTCCGTCGCGGCCTTGCTGGTCGTGGGGGTAGCCTCGTTTAGCATGCTGGGCTCCAAACAGGCGATGGGCATGCCGGTCAGTATCGGAGCAGCGACCAAATCAGCGCTGGAAAGCAAAATTTTGACCTCCGGTGTCGTGACTGTGGAGGACAAGCAAAAGCTGTTTTCGGGTGTAACCGGCACACTGCGCGAATTTTCCGTCAAAGAAGGCGACAAGGTGAAAAAAGGACAAATCATCGGGAAGATCGATACGTCCGACGTCGAAAGCCGCATCCTGGAGCTGGAGGCACAGCTGGAGCTGGCCAAGGCCAACCTCGCCAAGGTGCAGGCAGGCAGCGAACCGGAGGAGGTCGAGCAGGAGCGTGAACGCCTGGCGCAAGCCCAGCGCGAATACGATACCGCCAAGCGGGAGTACGACCGGATCAGCCAGCTGTACGCCTCGGGCGCCTCTACCCAGCAAGAGCTGGACAAGGCCAAGTCGACCGTAGACACCGCCCTGTCGACCCTGAATGTGGCGAAGCAGCAGCTCTCGCTCAAGCAAAAAGGGCCGCGCAAGGAAGAGATCGCATCCCAGCAGGCGCAAATCAACAAGCTGCTGGTTGAAAAAGGACAGCTGGACAAGGAGCGCGTCCAGAGCGTTGTGATCGCGCCTGCAAACGGCACGGTCATCGCCCGGGCAGCCGACAATGGCCAATACGTGAACAAAGGAACCGAGCTCTTGACGATTGCCGATCTGGATCGCCTGCTGATCGAAGCGGATATCAACGAGTCGGACGTCACGAAGCTGAGCCTCGGTCAAAACGCCGTCATCGAAGGGACCTCCCTGGGCAAGCAAAAGCTGAGCGCCAAGGTGTCCCGGATCGCTCCGATCGCCGTAACCACACAGAGCAGCTCCGGCCAAGGGGAGAAGACCCGCGTCAAGGTGACGCTGGAGCCTTCTTCCCGTGAAATCGCTGCCTTGAAGCCGGGCTTTCACGTCGACATCAACATCACGGTGGACAAAATCGACAACGCCTTGCAGGTGCCGATCGAATCGATCCAGCAAGATGCGGACGGAAGCACGTTCGTCTGGATAGCCGCAAACGGGATCGCCAAAAAGCAAAAAGTGGAGACCGGAGTGGAAAACGAACTGTTTACCCAAATCCGCAGCGGACTGCAAGGCGATGAGCAGCTGATCCTGAATCCTGTCGAAGGACTGGCCGAAGGAACTCCTGTCATGCCGATGTCCGGCTCGGCGGCGATGGGCATCTAG
- a CDS encoding DUF3886 domain-containing protein, translating to MAKKQQRKQQRSSHETQTAAETKNGLNLKEMLNADALGKLKQLEKEMKAESERQAQEAAERKRREQEEREKNKSFAELLDEYDKKGKGKYS from the coding sequence ATGGCAAAAAAACAGCAACGCAAGCAGCAGAGATCTTCGCATGAGACGCAAACGGCGGCAGAAACCAAAAATGGACTGAACCTGAAAGAAATGCTGAATGCCGATGCGCTTGGAAAGCTGAAGCAATTGGAAAAAGAGATGAAGGCGGAAAGCGAGCGGCAGGCACAGGAGGCAGCCGAGAGAAAACGGCGCGAGCAGGAAGAGCGGGAAAAGAACAAGAGCTTTGCCGAGCTGCTCGACGAATACGACAAAAAAGGCAAAGGGAAGTATAGCTGA
- a CDS encoding multidrug efflux SMR transporter, whose product MGKNWLLVVIAAVFEVVWVAGLKHADSVLTWAITAVAILISFGVLIYSGKRLPTSTVYAVFVGLGTAGTVICEMVLFGEPFSWAKVVLIAVLLAGIIGLKLVTHEHEDPRKEGEAA is encoded by the coding sequence ATGGGAAAGAACTGGCTTCTTGTCGTGATCGCTGCCGTGTTTGAAGTCGTATGGGTGGCAGGGCTGAAGCATGCCGACAGCGTGCTGACGTGGGCCATTACTGCCGTCGCCATCCTGATCAGTTTTGGGGTGTTGATCTACTCCGGGAAGAGGCTGCCCACAAGTACCGTATATGCGGTGTTTGTCGGGCTCGGGACGGCAGGGACTGTCATCTGTGAAATGGTGCTGTTTGGCGAGCCGTTCAGCTGGGCCAAGGTCGTCTTGATCGCTGTGCTGCTGGCGGGCATCATCGGTCTCAAGCTGGTGACGCACGAGCATGAAGATCCGCGGAAGGAAGGGGAAGCCGCATGA